From Salvia splendens isolate huo1 chromosome 16, SspV2, whole genome shotgun sequence, a single genomic window includes:
- the LOC121770197 gene encoding uncharacterized protein LOC121770197, with amino-acid sequence MSGEEASSPFYISSDSESEGVPFADVAAPMAGQDDILRTMATAMQQIARNVPPSQSSILKQMNEYHAEEFRGKLDDNPTKAEYWLEQLERIFGCMTCTSDEKLQGATVLLKEEAHRWWASVARATLPEMLTWDFFLSKFRESYVGEQYIEDRRQEFLQLVQGRRTVQQYEIEF; translated from the coding sequence ATGTCAGGTGAAGAAGCCTCTAGTCCTTTTTATATTTCTTCTGATTCTGAGTCTGAAGGGGTTCCTTTTGCCGATGTTGCTGCTCCTATGGCGGGGCAAGATGATATATTACGCACCATGGCAACTGCAATGCAACAGATTGCTAGAAATGTGCCACCAAGTCAATCTTCCATCCTTAAACAGATGAATGAATATCATGCTGAAGAATTCAGAGGTAAACTAGATGATAATCCAACCAAGGCTGAGTACTGGTTGGAACAGTTAGAGCGAATATTCGGCTGCATGACTTGTACATCAGATGAAAAGTTACAGGGTGCAACTGTACTTTTGAAAGAAGAGGCTCACAGGTGGTGGGCCAGTGTGGCTCGCGCTACTCTTCCAGAGATGTTGACGTGGGATTTCTTTCTGAGTAAATTTCGTGAAAGCTATGTTGGGGAACAGTACATAGAAGACCGAAGACAAGAATTTCTACAGTTAGTTCAAGGTAGAAGGACTGTTCAACAGTACGAGATTGAGTTCTGA